In Zingiber officinale cultivar Zhangliang chromosome 8B, Zo_v1.1, whole genome shotgun sequence, a single genomic region encodes these proteins:
- the LOC122017679 gene encoding protein trichome birefringence-like 26 — MAEGKQGMPYKSFCDFFLMLSGSAFLAVLASQLLFPRTTDANSAPMKGVVKGCDIFSGEWKKDSAPAYRNSSCKFISSPQDCLTNGRPDTGYLYWRWKPYSCELPPIDTRKFLNSMRGKSIAFVGDSILRNQMESLLCILSKVEEAVLVYHDEAFQSKTWHLPSHNITLGLIWAPFLVNSTEAKSKKDLQIYLDVLDTTWTSQAQNYEYIMLSGGQWFLKETTFWENNTIVGCHYCPDKSLKELGIDYSYRRVLRLALRFLSAADHKPVVIVRTWTPSHFEYGKWYNGGICNRTMPFKEGEYNADPEDAVMRGVELEEFQEGLANGLNLKLLDTYHLSLMRPDGHPGPYRRYHPDLTKKPQEDCLHWCLPGPIDTWNELLIAILMGEEELRFSL, encoded by the exons ATGGCGGAAGGCAAGCAAGGGATGCCCTACAAGAGCTTCTGCGATTTCTTCCTCATGCTCTCGGGTTCCGCTTTCCTCGCGGTTCTCGCCTCTCAGCTCCTCTTCCCTCGGACGACCGACGCCAATTCCGCTCCTATGAAAG GCGTTGTAAAAGGATGTGATATTTTCTCTGGGGAGTGGAAAAAGGATTCTGCTCCAGCTTACAGAAATTCAAGTTGCAAGTTCATATCTTCTCCTCAAGATTGTTTGACAAATGGTCGACCGGATACTGGCTACCTTTACTGGAGATGGAAACCATACAGTTGTGAACTTCCTCCAATAGACACGAGGAAGTTCTTAAATAGTATGAGGGGCAAATCGATAGCTTTTGTTGGCGATTCTATTCTCCGCAACCAGATGGAGTCATTGCTATGTATTCTCTCAAAG GTTGAAGAAGCAGTTCTAGTCTATCACGATGAAGCATTTCAATCCAAGACATGGCACTTACCCTCACACAACATCACATTGGGACTCATTTGGGCTCCTTTTCTGGTGAACTCTACTGAAGCAAAGTCCAAGAAAGACCTACAGATTTATCTTGATGTCCTCGATACCACATGGACTAGCCAAGCCCAAAACTACGAGTACATAATGTTGTCTGGTGGACAGTGGTTTCTCAAAGAAACCACATTCTGGGAGAACAACACCATCGTCGGTTGCCACTACTGCCCAGACAAATCGTTAAAGGAACTAGGCATCGACTACTCCTACCGCAGAGTCCTCCGATTGGCTCTCCGCTTTTTAAGCGCCGCCGACCACAAACCCGTTGTGATTGTGAGGACTTGGACTCCAAGCCACTTCGAATATGGAAAATGGTACAATGGGGGGATCTGCAACAGAACAATGCCGTTCAAAGAAGGTGAGTACAACGCTGATCCTGAGGATGCAGTAATGAGAGGTGTGGAATTGGAGGAGTTTCAGGAAGGATTGGCAAATGGTTTGAATCTGAAACTTCTTGATACTTACCATCTTTCACTGATGAGGCCCGACGGGCATCCAGGGCCCTACAGAAGATACCACCCTGATCTAACTAAGAAACCCCAGGAGGACTGTCTGCATTGGTGCTTGCCTGGGCCAATTGATACCTGGAATGAGTTGTTGATAGCAATTCTTATGGGAGAGGAAGAATTGAGGTTTTCTTTATAA